In Drosophila simulans strain w501 chromosome 3R, Prin_Dsim_3.1, whole genome shotgun sequence, a single window of DNA contains:
- the LOC6727318 gene encoding transcription intermediary factor 1-alpha isoform X2: MDMDLEQLKNDFLPLIAGIKQEQLDAVPTDALPQMSTPNTASGAPTTSSLSSSSLSLSNPCDSAEKRSESNSSASAKFTLFKCVYCAQLLGSNDRPKLLECLHVACAQCVSTKFSELDRSLPPLIHCPVCDNASQQEFIVDNQFLIEQCTAGDGGDGVGHLGLSGEGQKSSAAASIQCSSCSDGAVATSWCVDCSEYICDSCVQAHQRLKITKDHTIKPKDEANNEQLAGAAGVDKLHMCQLHPQEKLSLFCETCDKLTCRDCQLSDHRDHKYKFAHEIATESRQALSTLVSEINYKRFLLSSATKVIDDRQQLIHDKKKDLIKEITAMAVKITNTVNTRGKQLIMRLNEVCDSKLKVLVEKKETLQLLSDNTDHCIDFMQNALEKGSDFAILSSKKSLVRHLQKLKCQRADIPNPEIPVRIQVQLNQVSDLQKVISQLGIIIVDGKPYPPTASPNGTPQPQHPPRQPPSPNMAPPLRPGLPPGMPAGLSPNGPPVNFGPQNGPPLYSNAAQQQFNNLSMSRSFPGDGSVRFGGMPPVGMQRHGQPHVSSSTHPQNMDISLRGLLNNQAAQSPNAHMAFNGPPSYPCGPQGAPAPAHQAMGPQMRPHFMPGQQGFSQGGGPGGGPRDANFMNNNARFQSQYQRMANHAQQAAAAAAMAGAAGGGGGQIPSPGALQRPPMMSNPMQNVSAMQNSLGFHGSQAGFNTGPPQTSPQLGGGGMHSLAKWHIPQSAQQSNMCSQQGPLLPFANGRQTSENFKISLKSPNTLKNSTPPSLGGGGAGHQSHGNGSSSAQLNAAALGLGPAVSILSNVTSTNPKTPSPSTHENTKDFTEPIDKVRDDSINDLIATIAKLDSNGVQVLPEGRTKTTSPQVHSSTDLSNTQEVNNKNEQKDDPNEDWCAVCLDGGELMCCDKCPKVFHQNCHIPAISSLPDESESWQCLLCVNIKELTKAEGSEKSSSGELSALELRILQRICLELYCQYEQSLNFREPESPANTSYYEIVSSPMSLDVIRTRLDPSSPNHYKDIAGFVSDVRLIFSNTYLFYQEDTKTYSNAKYLENFFEEQLAKWLPQFEGTKPQGKRNTSNSPALLGLNATGSPSPIENGRKSCGSASLGDSDGACLPAKRARRSAHE, from the exons TCGGAGTCAAACTCTTCGGCATCAGCCAAGTTCACCCTTTTCAAGTGCGTTTACTGCGCTCAACTCCTCGGATCCAACGATCGACCCAAGCTGCTAGAATGCCTTCACGTGGCCTGTGCCCAGTGCGTGAGCACCAAATTCTCAGAGCTGGACCGTTCCCTGCCACCATTGATCCATTGTCCGGTATGCGACAATGCGTCGCAGCAGGAGTTCATCGTGGACAACCAGTTCCTCATTGAGCAGTGCACCGCCGGAGACGGTGGCGATGGGGTCGGTCATCTGGGTCTGTCTGGCGAGGGTCAGAAGAGCTCCGCTGCGGCGAGCATCCaatgcagcagctgctccgaTGGTGCGGTGGCCACGTCGTGGTGCGTTGACTGCTCGGAGTATATTTGCGACAGTTGTGTGCAGGCTCACCAGCGCCTGAAGATCACCAAGGACCACACGATCAAGCCCAaagacgaggccaacaacgaGCAGCTGGCCGGAGCTGCCGGGGTGGACAAGCTGCACATGTGCCAGTTGCATCCGCAGGAGAAACTTTCGCTGTTTTGCGAGACCTGCGACAAGCTCACTTGTCGGGATTGCCAGTTGAGCGACCATCGGGATCACAAATATAAGTTTGCGCACGAGATTGCCACGGAATCACGACAGGCGCTGTCCACACTCGTTTCCGAAATCAACTACAAACGCTTCCTTCTCTCCTCGGCTACCAAGGTGATCGATGACCGCCAACAGCTGATCCACGACAAGAAGAAAGACCTCATCAAAGAGATCACAGCCATGGCGGTGAAGATCACCAATACGGTCAATACCCGAGGCAAGCAGCTAATCATGAGATTGAACGAGGTGTGCGACAGTAAACTCAAGGTGCTGGTGGAAAAGAAGGAgacgctgcagttgctgtccGACAACACGGACCACTGCATCGATTTCATGCAAAACGCTCTGGAGAAAGGCAGTGATTTCGCCATCCTCTCGAGCAAAAAGTCTCTGGTGCGTCACCTGCAGAAGCTCAAGTGCCAACGGGCGGATATCCCAAATCCGGAAATCCCAGTCCGCATTCAGGTGCAGCTTAACCAGGTTTCCGATCTGCAGAAGGTAATCTCGCAGCTgggcatcatcatcgtcgATGGCAAACCGTATCCGCCCACGGCCTCGCCCAACGGAACCCCTCAGCCACAGCACCCACCGCGCCAGCCTCCCAGCCCGAACATGGCCCCACCCCTGCGCCCTGGTCTTCCACCCGGAATGCCCGCTGGCCTCTCGCCGAACGGACCGCCCGTCAACTTCGGACCGCAGAACGGACCGCCGCTCTACAGCAATGCTGCCCAGCAGCAGTTCAACAATCTGTCCATGAGTCGCTCCTTTCCGGGTGACGGGTCAG TTCGCTTCGGGGGAATGCCGCCAGTGGGCATGCAGCGACACGGACAACCGCACGTGAGCTCCTCCACACATCCGCAGAATATGG ACATTAGCCTGCGGGGCCTACTGAACAACCAGGCGGCGCAGAGCCCGAATGCCCACATGGCATTTAATGGACCGCCCAGCTATCCGTGTGGGCCGCAAGGAGCACCGGCTCCGGCCCACCAAGCGATGGGCCCGCAGATGCGTCCGCATTTCATGCCCGGCCAGCAGGGTTTCTCGCAGGGCGGTGGACCAGGAGGCGGTCCGCGGGACGCCAACTTTATGAACAACAACGCGCGCTTCCAGTCGCAGTATCAGCGTATGGCCAACCACGCTCAGCAGGCAGCGGCTGCGGCGGCCATGGCCGGAGCGGCGGGGGGCGGAGGCGGCCAAATCCCTTCGCCGGGTGCACTGCAGCGACCACCGATGATGTCCAATCCCATGCAGAATGTGAGTGCCATGCAGAAT TCGTTGGGGTTTCATGGGAGCCAGGCTGGCTTTAATACCGGCCCACCGCAGACCTCCCCGCAGttaggcggcggcggcatgcACAGCCTGGCCAAGTGGCACATCCCGCAATCCGCGCAACAGTCGAACA TGTGTTCGCAACAAGGTccccttttgccttttgcgaATGGCCGCCAGACATcggaaaattttaaaatctcACTCAAATCTCCAAACACGCTTAAAAATAGCACCCCGCCCAGCCTGGGGGGCGGTGGTGCGGGTCACCAGAGCCACGGAAACGGCTCCTCCAGCGCCCAACTGAACGCAGCTGCTCTGGGATTGGGGCCAGCCGTTTCGATACTCTCAAACGTCACCTCGACGAATCCAAAGACGCCCAGTCCCAGCACCCATGAG AACACCAAGGACTTCACCGAACCCATTGATAAGGTGCGAGATGACTCGATCAACGATCTGATTGCAACCATAGCCAAGCTGGACTCGAATGGAGTGCAGGTATTGCCGGAGGGTCGGACAAAGACCACCTCGCCGCAGGTGCACAGCTCGACGGATCTGTCCAACACACAGGAAG ttaataataaaaacgaacaaaaagaTGATCCCAACGAGGACTGGTGCGCCGTCTGTCTGGATGGAGGCGAGCTGATGTGCTGCGACAAGTGTCCCAAGGTTTTCCACCAGAACTGTCACATCCCCGCGATCAGCTCGCTGCCGGACGAGAGCGAGAGCTGGCAGTGCCTGCTGTGCGTCAACATCAAGGAGCTGACTAAGGCGGAGGGAAGTGAAAAGAGCTCCTCCGGCGAGCTAAGCGCCCTCGAGCTCCGCATCCTGCAGCGCATCTGCCTAGAGTTGTACTGCCAGTACGAGCAGAGTCTCAACTTCCGGGAGCCGGAGTCGCCAGCCAATACATCCTACTACGAGATTGTTTCCAG TCCCATGTCACTAGACGTTATTCGCACCCGCCTGGATCCATCCAGTCCGAATCACTACAAGGACATTGCAGGCTTCGTGTCCGACGTGCGTTTAATATTCTCCAACACATACCTCTTTTACCAG GAGGACACGAAAACTTACTCCAATGCCAAGTACTTGGAAAACTTCttcgaggagcagctggcaAAGTGGTTGCCGCAATTTGAGGGCACCAAGCCGCAGGGTAAGCGAAATACCTCAAACTCGCCGGCGCTATTAGGTTTGAATGCAACTGGTTCGCCGTCGCCCATCGAGAACGGACGGAAGAGCTGCGGCTCGGCATCATTGGGTGACAGCGATGGTGCCTGCTTGCCGGCCAAGAGGGCGAGACGCTCGGCGCACGAATAG
- the LOC6727318 gene encoding E3 ubiquitin-protein ligase TRIM33 isoform X3 — protein MDMDLEQLKNDFLPLIAGIKQEQLDAVPTDALPQMSTPNTASGAPTTSSLSSSSLSLSNPCDSAEKRSESNSSASAKFTLFKCVYCAQLLGSNDRPKLLECLHVACAQCVSTKFSELDRSLPPLIHCPVCDNASQQEFIVDNQFLIEQCTAGDGGDGVGHLGLSGEGQKSSAAASIQCSSCSDGAVATSWCVDCSEYICDSCVQAHQRLKITKDHTIKPKDEANNEQLAGAAGVDKLHMCQLHPQEKLSLFCETCDKLTCRDCQLSDHRDHKYKFAHEIATESRQALSTLVSEINYKRFLLSSATKVIDDRQQLIHDKKKDLIKEITAMAVKITNTVNTRGKQLIMRLNEVCDSKLKVLVEKKETLQLLSDNTDHCIDFMQNALEKGSDFAILSSKKSLVRHLQKLKCQRADIPNPEIPVRIQVQLNQVSDLQKVISQLGIIIVDGKPYPPTASPNGTPQPQHPPRQPPSPNMAPPLRPGLPPGMPAGLSPNGPPVNFGPQNGPPLYSNAAQQQFNNLSMSRSFPGDGSGKVRFGGMPPVGMQRHGQPHVSSSTHPQNMDISLRGLLNNQAAQSPNAHMAFNGPPSYPCGPQGAPAPAHQAMGPQMRPHFMPGQQGFSQGGGPGGGPRDANFMNNNARFQSQYQRMANHAQQAAAAAAMAGAAGGGGGQIPSPGALQRPPMMSNPMQNSLGFHGSQAGFNTGPPQTSPQLGGGGMHSLAKWHIPQSAQQSNMCSQQGPLLPFANGRQTSENFKISLKSPNTLKNSTPPSLGGGGAGHQSHGNGSSSAQLNAAALGLGPAVSILSNVTSTNPKTPSPSTHENTKDFTEPIDKVRDDSINDLIATIAKLDSNGVQVLPEGRTKTTSPQVHSSTDLSNTQEVNNKNEQKDDPNEDWCAVCLDGGELMCCDKCPKVFHQNCHIPAISSLPDESESWQCLLCVNIKELTKAEGSEKSSSGELSALELRILQRICLELYCQYEQSLNFREPESPANTSYYEIVSSPMSLDVIRTRLDPSSPNHYKDIAGFVSDVRLIFSNTYLFYQEDTKTYSNAKYLENFFEEQLAKWLPQFEGTKPQGKRNTSNSPALLGLNATGSPSPIENGRKSCGSASLGDSDGACLPAKRARRSAHE, from the exons TCGGAGTCAAACTCTTCGGCATCAGCCAAGTTCACCCTTTTCAAGTGCGTTTACTGCGCTCAACTCCTCGGATCCAACGATCGACCCAAGCTGCTAGAATGCCTTCACGTGGCCTGTGCCCAGTGCGTGAGCACCAAATTCTCAGAGCTGGACCGTTCCCTGCCACCATTGATCCATTGTCCGGTATGCGACAATGCGTCGCAGCAGGAGTTCATCGTGGACAACCAGTTCCTCATTGAGCAGTGCACCGCCGGAGACGGTGGCGATGGGGTCGGTCATCTGGGTCTGTCTGGCGAGGGTCAGAAGAGCTCCGCTGCGGCGAGCATCCaatgcagcagctgctccgaTGGTGCGGTGGCCACGTCGTGGTGCGTTGACTGCTCGGAGTATATTTGCGACAGTTGTGTGCAGGCTCACCAGCGCCTGAAGATCACCAAGGACCACACGATCAAGCCCAaagacgaggccaacaacgaGCAGCTGGCCGGAGCTGCCGGGGTGGACAAGCTGCACATGTGCCAGTTGCATCCGCAGGAGAAACTTTCGCTGTTTTGCGAGACCTGCGACAAGCTCACTTGTCGGGATTGCCAGTTGAGCGACCATCGGGATCACAAATATAAGTTTGCGCACGAGATTGCCACGGAATCACGACAGGCGCTGTCCACACTCGTTTCCGAAATCAACTACAAACGCTTCCTTCTCTCCTCGGCTACCAAGGTGATCGATGACCGCCAACAGCTGATCCACGACAAGAAGAAAGACCTCATCAAAGAGATCACAGCCATGGCGGTGAAGATCACCAATACGGTCAATACCCGAGGCAAGCAGCTAATCATGAGATTGAACGAGGTGTGCGACAGTAAACTCAAGGTGCTGGTGGAAAAGAAGGAgacgctgcagttgctgtccGACAACACGGACCACTGCATCGATTTCATGCAAAACGCTCTGGAGAAAGGCAGTGATTTCGCCATCCTCTCGAGCAAAAAGTCTCTGGTGCGTCACCTGCAGAAGCTCAAGTGCCAACGGGCGGATATCCCAAATCCGGAAATCCCAGTCCGCATTCAGGTGCAGCTTAACCAGGTTTCCGATCTGCAGAAGGTAATCTCGCAGCTgggcatcatcatcgtcgATGGCAAACCGTATCCGCCCACGGCCTCGCCCAACGGAACCCCTCAGCCACAGCACCCACCGCGCCAGCCTCCCAGCCCGAACATGGCCCCACCCCTGCGCCCTGGTCTTCCACCCGGAATGCCCGCTGGCCTCTCGCCGAACGGACCGCCCGTCAACTTCGGACCGCAGAACGGACCGCCGCTCTACAGCAATGCTGCCCAGCAGCAGTTCAACAATCTGTCCATGAGTCGCTCCTTTCCGGGTGACGGGTCAGGTAAGG TTCGCTTCGGGGGAATGCCGCCAGTGGGCATGCAGCGACACGGACAACCGCACGTGAGCTCCTCCACACATCCGCAGAATATGG ACATTAGCCTGCGGGGCCTACTGAACAACCAGGCGGCGCAGAGCCCGAATGCCCACATGGCATTTAATGGACCGCCCAGCTATCCGTGTGGGCCGCAAGGAGCACCGGCTCCGGCCCACCAAGCGATGGGCCCGCAGATGCGTCCGCATTTCATGCCCGGCCAGCAGGGTTTCTCGCAGGGCGGTGGACCAGGAGGCGGTCCGCGGGACGCCAACTTTATGAACAACAACGCGCGCTTCCAGTCGCAGTATCAGCGTATGGCCAACCACGCTCAGCAGGCAGCGGCTGCGGCGGCCATGGCCGGAGCGGCGGGGGGCGGAGGCGGCCAAATCCCTTCGCCGGGTGCACTGCAGCGACCACCGATGATGTCCAATCCCATGCAGAAT TCGTTGGGGTTTCATGGGAGCCAGGCTGGCTTTAATACCGGCCCACCGCAGACCTCCCCGCAGttaggcggcggcggcatgcACAGCCTGGCCAAGTGGCACATCCCGCAATCCGCGCAACAGTCGAACA TGTGTTCGCAACAAGGTccccttttgccttttgcgaATGGCCGCCAGACATcggaaaattttaaaatctcACTCAAATCTCCAAACACGCTTAAAAATAGCACCCCGCCCAGCCTGGGGGGCGGTGGTGCGGGTCACCAGAGCCACGGAAACGGCTCCTCCAGCGCCCAACTGAACGCAGCTGCTCTGGGATTGGGGCCAGCCGTTTCGATACTCTCAAACGTCACCTCGACGAATCCAAAGACGCCCAGTCCCAGCACCCATGAG AACACCAAGGACTTCACCGAACCCATTGATAAGGTGCGAGATGACTCGATCAACGATCTGATTGCAACCATAGCCAAGCTGGACTCGAATGGAGTGCAGGTATTGCCGGAGGGTCGGACAAAGACCACCTCGCCGCAGGTGCACAGCTCGACGGATCTGTCCAACACACAGGAAG ttaataataaaaacgaacaaaaagaTGATCCCAACGAGGACTGGTGCGCCGTCTGTCTGGATGGAGGCGAGCTGATGTGCTGCGACAAGTGTCCCAAGGTTTTCCACCAGAACTGTCACATCCCCGCGATCAGCTCGCTGCCGGACGAGAGCGAGAGCTGGCAGTGCCTGCTGTGCGTCAACATCAAGGAGCTGACTAAGGCGGAGGGAAGTGAAAAGAGCTCCTCCGGCGAGCTAAGCGCCCTCGAGCTCCGCATCCTGCAGCGCATCTGCCTAGAGTTGTACTGCCAGTACGAGCAGAGTCTCAACTTCCGGGAGCCGGAGTCGCCAGCCAATACATCCTACTACGAGATTGTTTCCAG TCCCATGTCACTAGACGTTATTCGCACCCGCCTGGATCCATCCAGTCCGAATCACTACAAGGACATTGCAGGCTTCGTGTCCGACGTGCGTTTAATATTCTCCAACACATACCTCTTTTACCAG GAGGACACGAAAACTTACTCCAATGCCAAGTACTTGGAAAACTTCttcgaggagcagctggcaAAGTGGTTGCCGCAATTTGAGGGCACCAAGCCGCAGGGTAAGCGAAATACCTCAAACTCGCCGGCGCTATTAGGTTTGAATGCAACTGGTTCGCCGTCGCCCATCGAGAACGGACGGAAGAGCTGCGGCTCGGCATCATTGGGTGACAGCGATGGTGCCTGCTTGCCGGCCAAGAGGGCGAGACGCTCGGCGCACGAATAG
- the LOC6727318 gene encoding transcription intermediary factor 1-alpha isoform X6 has product MDMDLEQLKNDFLPLIAGIKQEQLDAVPTDALPQMSTPNTASGAPTTSSLSSSSLSLSNPCDSAEKRSESNSSASAKFTLFKCVYCAQLLGSNDRPKLLECLHVACAQCVSTKFSELDRSLPPLIHCPVCDNASQQEFIVDNQFLIEQCTAGDGGDGVGHLGLSGEGQKSSAAASIQCSSCSDGAVATSWCVDCSEYICDSCVQAHQRLKITKDHTIKPKDEANNEQLAGAAGVDKLHMCQLHPQEKLSLFCETCDKLTCRDCQLSDHRDHKYKFAHEIATESRQALSTLVSEINYKRFLLSSATKVIDDRQQLIHDKKKDLIKEITAMAVKITNTVNTRGKQLIMRLNEVCDSKLKVLVEKKETLQLLSDNTDHCIDFMQNALEKGSDFAILSSKKSLVRHLQKLKCQRADIPNPEIPVRIQVQLNQVSDLQKVISQLGIIIVDGKPYPPTASPNGTPQPQHPPRQPPSPNMAPPLRPGLPPGMPAGLSPNGPPVNFGPQNGPPLYSNAAQQQFNNLSMSRSFPGDGSVRFGGMPPVGMQRHGQPHVSSSTHPQNMDISLRGLLNNQAAQSPNAHMAFNGPPSYPCGPQGAPAPAHQAMGPQMRPHFMPGQQGFSQGGGPGGGPRDANFMNNNARFQSQYQRMANHAQQAAAAAAMAGAAGGGGGQIPSPGALQRPPMMSNPMQNVSAMQNSLGFHGSQAGFNTGPPQTSPQLGGGGMHSLAKWHIPQSAQQSNMCSQQGPLLPFANGRQTSENFKISLKSPNTLKNSTPPSLGGGGAGHQSHGNGSSSAQLNAAALGLGPAVSILSNVTSTNPKTPSPSTHENTKDFTEPIDKVRDDSINDLIATIAKLDSNGVQVLPEGRTKTTSPQVHSSTDLSNTQEDDPNEDWCAVCLDGGELMCCDKCPKVFHQNCHIPAISSLPDESESWQCLLCVNIKELTKAEGSEKSSSGELSALELRILQRICLELYCQYEQSLNFREPESPANTSYYEIVSSPMSLDVIRTRLDPSSPNHYKDIAGFVSDVRLIFSNTYLFYQEDTKTYSNAKYLENFFEEQLAKWLPQFEGTKPQGKRNTSNSPALLGLNATGSPSPIENGRKSCGSASLGDSDGACLPAKRARRSAHE; this is encoded by the exons TCGGAGTCAAACTCTTCGGCATCAGCCAAGTTCACCCTTTTCAAGTGCGTTTACTGCGCTCAACTCCTCGGATCCAACGATCGACCCAAGCTGCTAGAATGCCTTCACGTGGCCTGTGCCCAGTGCGTGAGCACCAAATTCTCAGAGCTGGACCGTTCCCTGCCACCATTGATCCATTGTCCGGTATGCGACAATGCGTCGCAGCAGGAGTTCATCGTGGACAACCAGTTCCTCATTGAGCAGTGCACCGCCGGAGACGGTGGCGATGGGGTCGGTCATCTGGGTCTGTCTGGCGAGGGTCAGAAGAGCTCCGCTGCGGCGAGCATCCaatgcagcagctgctccgaTGGTGCGGTGGCCACGTCGTGGTGCGTTGACTGCTCGGAGTATATTTGCGACAGTTGTGTGCAGGCTCACCAGCGCCTGAAGATCACCAAGGACCACACGATCAAGCCCAaagacgaggccaacaacgaGCAGCTGGCCGGAGCTGCCGGGGTGGACAAGCTGCACATGTGCCAGTTGCATCCGCAGGAGAAACTTTCGCTGTTTTGCGAGACCTGCGACAAGCTCACTTGTCGGGATTGCCAGTTGAGCGACCATCGGGATCACAAATATAAGTTTGCGCACGAGATTGCCACGGAATCACGACAGGCGCTGTCCACACTCGTTTCCGAAATCAACTACAAACGCTTCCTTCTCTCCTCGGCTACCAAGGTGATCGATGACCGCCAACAGCTGATCCACGACAAGAAGAAAGACCTCATCAAAGAGATCACAGCCATGGCGGTGAAGATCACCAATACGGTCAATACCCGAGGCAAGCAGCTAATCATGAGATTGAACGAGGTGTGCGACAGTAAACTCAAGGTGCTGGTGGAAAAGAAGGAgacgctgcagttgctgtccGACAACACGGACCACTGCATCGATTTCATGCAAAACGCTCTGGAGAAAGGCAGTGATTTCGCCATCCTCTCGAGCAAAAAGTCTCTGGTGCGTCACCTGCAGAAGCTCAAGTGCCAACGGGCGGATATCCCAAATCCGGAAATCCCAGTCCGCATTCAGGTGCAGCTTAACCAGGTTTCCGATCTGCAGAAGGTAATCTCGCAGCTgggcatcatcatcgtcgATGGCAAACCGTATCCGCCCACGGCCTCGCCCAACGGAACCCCTCAGCCACAGCACCCACCGCGCCAGCCTCCCAGCCCGAACATGGCCCCACCCCTGCGCCCTGGTCTTCCACCCGGAATGCCCGCTGGCCTCTCGCCGAACGGACCGCCCGTCAACTTCGGACCGCAGAACGGACCGCCGCTCTACAGCAATGCTGCCCAGCAGCAGTTCAACAATCTGTCCATGAGTCGCTCCTTTCCGGGTGACGGGTCAG TTCGCTTCGGGGGAATGCCGCCAGTGGGCATGCAGCGACACGGACAACCGCACGTGAGCTCCTCCACACATCCGCAGAATATGG ACATTAGCCTGCGGGGCCTACTGAACAACCAGGCGGCGCAGAGCCCGAATGCCCACATGGCATTTAATGGACCGCCCAGCTATCCGTGTGGGCCGCAAGGAGCACCGGCTCCGGCCCACCAAGCGATGGGCCCGCAGATGCGTCCGCATTTCATGCCCGGCCAGCAGGGTTTCTCGCAGGGCGGTGGACCAGGAGGCGGTCCGCGGGACGCCAACTTTATGAACAACAACGCGCGCTTCCAGTCGCAGTATCAGCGTATGGCCAACCACGCTCAGCAGGCAGCGGCTGCGGCGGCCATGGCCGGAGCGGCGGGGGGCGGAGGCGGCCAAATCCCTTCGCCGGGTGCACTGCAGCGACCACCGATGATGTCCAATCCCATGCAGAATGTGAGTGCCATGCAGAAT TCGTTGGGGTTTCATGGGAGCCAGGCTGGCTTTAATACCGGCCCACCGCAGACCTCCCCGCAGttaggcggcggcggcatgcACAGCCTGGCCAAGTGGCACATCCCGCAATCCGCGCAACAGTCGAACA TGTGTTCGCAACAAGGTccccttttgccttttgcgaATGGCCGCCAGACATcggaaaattttaaaatctcACTCAAATCTCCAAACACGCTTAAAAATAGCACCCCGCCCAGCCTGGGGGGCGGTGGTGCGGGTCACCAGAGCCACGGAAACGGCTCCTCCAGCGCCCAACTGAACGCAGCTGCTCTGGGATTGGGGCCAGCCGTTTCGATACTCTCAAACGTCACCTCGACGAATCCAAAGACGCCCAGTCCCAGCACCCATGAG AACACCAAGGACTTCACCGAACCCATTGATAAGGTGCGAGATGACTCGATCAACGATCTGATTGCAACCATAGCCAAGCTGGACTCGAATGGAGTGCAGGTATTGCCGGAGGGTCGGACAAAGACCACCTCGCCGCAGGTGCACAGCTCGACGGATCTGTCCAACACACAGGAAG aTGATCCCAACGAGGACTGGTGCGCCGTCTGTCTGGATGGAGGCGAGCTGATGTGCTGCGACAAGTGTCCCAAGGTTTTCCACCAGAACTGTCACATCCCCGCGATCAGCTCGCTGCCGGACGAGAGCGAGAGCTGGCAGTGCCTGCTGTGCGTCAACATCAAGGAGCTGACTAAGGCGGAGGGAAGTGAAAAGAGCTCCTCCGGCGAGCTAAGCGCCCTCGAGCTCCGCATCCTGCAGCGCATCTGCCTAGAGTTGTACTGCCAGTACGAGCAGAGTCTCAACTTCCGGGAGCCGGAGTCGCCAGCCAATACATCCTACTACGAGATTGTTTCCAG TCCCATGTCACTAGACGTTATTCGCACCCGCCTGGATCCATCCAGTCCGAATCACTACAAGGACATTGCAGGCTTCGTGTCCGACGTGCGTTTAATATTCTCCAACACATACCTCTTTTACCAG GAGGACACGAAAACTTACTCCAATGCCAAGTACTTGGAAAACTTCttcgaggagcagctggcaAAGTGGTTGCCGCAATTTGAGGGCACCAAGCCGCAGGGTAAGCGAAATACCTCAAACTCGCCGGCGCTATTAGGTTTGAATGCAACTGGTTCGCCGTCGCCCATCGAGAACGGACGGAAGAGCTGCGGCTCGGCATCATTGGGTGACAGCGATGGTGCCTGCTTGCCGGCCAAGAGGGCGAGACGCTCGGCGCACGAATAG